A genomic window from Salvia miltiorrhiza cultivar Shanhuang (shh) chromosome 5, IMPLAD_Smil_shh, whole genome shotgun sequence includes:
- the LOC130986715 gene encoding CDK5RAP1-like protein, whose product MFWPNHNLSKPTTPILFCILTALAHSLMACSTLHSLSSVLNQHHCINLPKQCSILTLRFFSMNPCRFPSIFDARIFGRRRASGRSSASALSRSISRSFSQYQSPVSGGGRFSEIPSLHQFMPKATATVTDSGVSDPQLDSNTESDVLPKGRIYHETYGCQMNVNDMEIVLSIMKKAGYSDVVEVPESAEIIFINTCAIRDNAEQKVWQRLNYFWFLKRQWKSNVATGRSQSLHPPKVVVLGCMAERLKDKILDSDKMVDVVCGPDAYRDLPRLLEEVDSGQKGINTLLSLEETYADINPVRISKNSISAFVSVMRGCNNMCSFCIVPFTRGRERSRPVESIVREVAELWKEGVKEVTLLGQNVNSYNDTSGVEEVESGVNWKYSDGFSSRCKVKNMGLRFADLLDRLATEFPNMRFRYTSPHPKDFPDELLYVMRDRYNVCKSIHLPAQSGSSTVLESMRRGYSREAYLDLVKKIRTIIPDMGISSDFICGFCGETEEDHEDTLSLVRAVGYDMAYMFAYSMREKTHAHRNYADDVPDDVKQRRLTELIGAFRESTGQCFDTQVGSVQLVLVEGPNKRAPDTELIGKSDRGHRVSFAVLPVPDKVDNDVKRNPKVGDFVEVHILKSTRASLHGQALAITTLSLFHADTHEEPLACLNGA is encoded by the exons ATGTTTTGGCCCAATCACAATCTCTCCAAACCAACAACCCCTATCCTATTCTGTATTCTCACAGCTCTCGCGCACTCTCTCATGGCGTGTTCCACTCTACATTCTCTCTCTTCCGTTCTGAATCAACACCACTGCATCAACCTCCCTAAACAATGCTCAATTCTCACCCTCAGATTCTTCTCTATGAATCCATGTCGTTTTCCGTCAATCTTCGATGCTCGAATCTTCGGCCGCCGCCGTGCATCTGGCCGGAGCTCAGCCTCCGCTCTATCTCGCAGCATTTCTAGAAGCTTCTCGCAGTATCAGTCTCCGGTTTCTGGCGGCGGTAGGTTTTCTGAGATTCCGAGTCTTCACCAATTCATGCCCAAAGCTACCGCGACGGTCACCGATTCAGGCGTTTCCGATCCCCAGCTCGA CTCAAACACTGAGTCTGATGTTCTTCCAAAAGGTCGTATATACCACGAAACTTATGGATGTCAGATGAATGTCAATGATATGGAGATTGTCCTATCTATCATGAAGAAAGCTGGATATAGTGACGTTGTGGAAGTTCCAGAGAGTGCAGAAATTATATTCATAAATACGTGTGCCATAAGAGACAATGCAGAACAGAAGGTGTGGCAGAGActtaattatttttggtttcTTAAGAGGCAATGGAAAAGTAATGTTGCTACAGGAAGATCACAATCCCTGCATCCTCCAAAAGTTGTTGTCTTGGGATGTATGGCCGAGAGGCTGAAGGATAAAATATTGGATTCAGATAAGATGGTTGATGTTGTATGCGGGCCTGATGCTTATCGGGACTTGCCACGACTGTTAGAAGAAGTGGACTCGGGCCAGAAAGGGATCAACACACTTCTCTCACTTGAAGAAACTTATGCCGATATCAATCCAGTGCGTATCTCGAAGAATTCAATAAGTGCATTTGTCTCTGTGATGAGGGGCTGCAATAATATGTGCTCATTTTGCATTGTTCCTTTCACTAGAGGCCGAGAGAGATCACGTCCTGTGGAATCCATTGTCAGAGAGGTGGCAGAACTTTGGAAGGAAGGAGTCAAAGAAGTAACTCTTCTTGGGCAAAATGTGAATAGTTACAATGACACATCTGGTGTTGAAGAGGTTGAATCCGGGGTGAACTGGAAGTATAGCGATGGTTTTTCTAGCAGGTGCAAAGTGAAGAATATGGGTTTACGCTTTGCTGATCTGCTCGACAGACTTGCAACTGAATTTCCAAATATGCGATTCAGATACACTTCTCCTCACCCAAAAGATTTTCCTGATGAATTATTGTATGTCATGCGAGACAGATACAATGTATGCAAAAGCATCCATTTGCCCGCACAATCAGGCAGCAGTACAGTACTGGAAAGCATGCGTAGGGGATATTCCCGGGAAGCATACTTGGATCTTGTTAAAAAGATACGCACTATAATTCCTGATATGGGGATAAGCAGTGATTTCATTTGTG GATTTTGTGGGGAAACAGAGGAGGATCACGAAGATACTTTAAGCCTCGTTAGGGCTGTTGGCTACGACATGGCATACATGTTTGCTTACAGCATGAGGGAGAAAACACATGCCCACAGAAACTATGCTGATGATGTTCCCGATGATGTAAAGCAGAGGAGATTAACAGAGCTTATCGGAGCTTTCCGAGAGAGCACAGGTCAGTGTTTTGACACCCAAGTCGGGTCAGTCCAACTTGTTTTGGTTGAAGGGCCCAACAAGAGAGCGCCCGACACAGAGCTCATTGGGAAGAGTGATAGAGGCCACAGGGTATCATTTGCCGTTCTTCCAGTTCCAGATAAAGTTGACAATGATGTTAAAAGGAACCCAAAAGTTGGTGACTTTGTGGAAGTTCACATACTAAAATCTACAAGGGCATCACTTCATGGACAAGCACTCGCCATCACCACACTGAGCTTGTTTCATGCTGATACTCATGAAGAACCTCTTGCCTGTCTCAATGGAGCCTAG